In one Gemella haemolysans ATCC 10379 genomic region, the following are encoded:
- a CDS encoding SIALI-17 repeat-containing surface protein has translation MKINNFTKCTLAVALGFGLNSLTVTQAADNNVETPASNKINKSFIEQFPFAEKFTDKDGITAVRMKSPDVPLVNKEKGYSKEVVRVINYKQGAAGTVINRIYQYVRFYGAPVHEVPKDSPVNDVPEYNGGANPIDPPILEKPEYNGGANPIDPPILEKPELNFEYKLIEPPVFEKPEYNGGVNPIDPPILEKPELKVPNTPEKPKTDTPNNIPKPNPKENNPQNNNKVLPNTGLETNSSLAIIGTLALSIIGLAILKRKNNQ, from the coding sequence ATGAAGATAAATAATTTTACAAAATGTACACTAGCTGTTGCATTGGGCTTTGGGCTTAACTCCCTTACTGTTACACAAGCAGCAGATAACAATGTAGAAACTCCAGCAAGTAACAAGATAAACAAAAGTTTTATCGAGCAGTTTCCTTTCGCTGAAAAATTCACAGATAAAGATGGAATTACAGCCGTAAGAATGAAGAGTCCCGACGTACCTTTAGTTAACAAAGAAAAGGGTTATTCTAAAGAAGTTGTTAGGGTCATCAACTACAAACAAGGAGCAGCTGGGACTGTAATTAACAGAATTTATCAATATGTTAGATTCTACGGCGCACCTGTACACGAGGTTCCAAAAGACTCTCCAGTTAATGATGTACCAGAATACAATGGTGGCGCTAATCCTATTGACCCACCTATTTTGGAAAAACCAGAATATAACGGTGGGGCTAACCCTATTGATCCACCTATTTTGGAAAAACCAGAATTAAATTTTGAATATAAACTTATCGAACCACCTGTATTTGAAAAACCAGAATATAACGGTGGGGTTAACCCTATTGATCCACCTATTTTGGAAAAGCCAGAATTAAAAGTTCCAAATACTCCGGAAAAACCAAAAACAGATACTCCTAACAACATACCTAAACCAAATCCAAAAGAGAACAACCCACAAAATAACAATAAAGTTCTCCCAAATACAGGTTTAGAAACAAATTCAAGTTTAGCTATCATCGGAACTTTAGCTTTATCAATTATTGGACTTGCAATTTTAAAACGAAAAAATAATCAATAA